In a single window of the Spirochaetota bacterium genome:
- the yidC gene encoding membrane protein insertase YidC: MEKRALIAVLLSLGIWILWFYLFPPQEKTPPVTKKSAETPTVQTEEIQKPEISVVSKLQQASSKKEEVTIDAKYYTAILSNEDGQCTSFIDKVRNIELIVTKSKFDAKGFFDFPVHFSTGEFLHAKDIPSALWKMQKDASAVRFSTVAIVQKNPLEISKKFTYNETGQYFVVSYAITNKGQGEFTFPEGGVIFSPSDFLGPSMDFDNSYNELHSIYYINDSFEKARKGGGFFSTPQDLKRENGVVQWAGIMSRYYLLIMIPQGFAGSGVVFDNRVHSGFRTGIVVPVKPLKAGETITHEFKVYVGPKNKDKLLAVDKHIGDAADVSKWIEPIRDFMMWCLLEINKLIGNLGWSLVIFSVITKIMFLPLTQRSTESMKKMQELNPVIQELREKYKDKPDVLNKKIMEVYKKHKVNPMGGCLPLLLQMPFFFALYSALINSVDLWQAPFVLWIKDLSLPDTIYRIAGFNINILPLVMTGTTYLQQKMSSGEATQQQKMLMLMPLIFIVIFWNMPSGLVLYWIMQNVLQIGHQMLINRFGKKR; the protein is encoded by the coding sequence ATGGAAAAAAGGGCTTTGATTGCAGTGTTATTATCATTAGGGATATGGATACTGTGGTTTTATTTATTTCCACCACAGGAAAAAACACCTCCAGTCACCAAAAAAAGTGCTGAAACTCCAACAGTGCAAACTGAAGAAATACAAAAACCTGAAATTTCTGTAGTTTCAAAACTTCAGCAAGCGTCATCAAAAAAGGAAGAAGTTACCATTGATGCCAAATACTATACAGCAATACTTTCCAATGAAGATGGGCAATGTACGTCGTTTATTGATAAGGTAAGAAATATAGAATTAATTGTAACTAAATCAAAATTTGATGCAAAAGGGTTCTTTGATTTCCCTGTTCATTTTTCTACGGGTGAGTTTTTGCATGCAAAGGATATACCATCAGCGTTATGGAAAATGCAAAAAGATGCATCAGCAGTGCGCTTTTCCACAGTTGCTATCGTACAAAAAAATCCACTGGAAATTTCAAAGAAATTTACGTATAACGAAACAGGGCAATATTTTGTTGTATCGTATGCTATCACAAATAAAGGGCAAGGAGAATTTACATTTCCTGAAGGAGGTGTAATATTTTCACCGTCTGATTTTTTAGGGCCATCAATGGATTTTGATAATTCATATAATGAGTTACACAGTATTTATTATATAAATGATAGTTTTGAAAAAGCGCGTAAGGGTGGCGGATTCTTTTCTACACCCCAAGACCTCAAACGTGAAAACGGTGTGGTACAATGGGCGGGCATAATGAGCAGGTATTATCTGTTAATTATGATACCACAGGGTTTTGCAGGTTCGGGTGTAGTGTTTGATAACAGGGTACACTCTGGTTTCAGGACAGGTATTGTGGTACCGGTAAAACCGCTGAAAGCCGGTGAAACGATAACACATGAATTTAAGGTGTATGTTGGTCCAAAAAATAAAGATAAGCTACTTGCTGTTGATAAGCACATTGGCGATGCAGCAGATGTCAGCAAGTGGATTGAACCTATCAGGGATTTTATGATGTGGTGCCTGCTTGAAATAAACAAGCTGATAGGAAATTTAGGATGGTCACTGGTAATATTTTCAGTTATTACAAAAATAATGTTTTTACCATTGACACAACGTTCCACGGAATCCATGAAGAAAATGCAGGAGTTGAATCCTGTGATTCAGGAATTGCGTGAAAAGTATAAGGATAAGCCTGATGTTTTGAATAAAAAGATAATGGAAGTTTACAAAAAGCATAAGGTAAATCCAATGGGGGGTTGTTTGCCATTGCTTTTGCAGATGCCTTTCTTTTTTGCACTGTACAGTGCTCTGATAAATTCAGTAGATTTATGGCAGGCACCGTTTGTTCTATGGATAAAGGATCTATCATTGCCTGATACAATTTACAGGATAGCTGGATTTAATATTAATATTTTGCCTCTGGTTATGACAGGTACAACATATCTGCAGCAGAAGATGTCTTCAGGTGAAGCTACCCAGCAACAGAAGATGTTGATGCTCATGCCGTTAATATTTATTGTTATTTTCTGGAATATGCCATCAGGGCTGGTATTGTACTGGATTATGCAAAATGTATTGCAGATAGGCCATCAGATGCTTATTAATAGATTTGGAAAAAAAAGATAA
- a CDS encoding class I SAM-dependent methyltransferase → MLWSQLKRKRNNEIMTPACPICTSSKYRTISEDLLLCTRCCIIYNTNHAPAVYSTDYFGQEYKQQYGKTYEDDFESIYAVSLSRLSIIKKYLGDNLSAKSLLDIGCALGFFCKAARDVGFGEVEGLEISEYAARYSRHKYNIPVHSTGFEDFIPVKKYDAITAWFVLEHFNDPYAMFVKIYEMLEDNGIFACTLPSYFGPLFYCHRSQWVRSHPQDHRIDVAPKSIKKLLQQIGFSYVRCFPSGYHPERFGTIAQKYKKLYNFIARLLCFSDTILVIALKKA, encoded by the coding sequence TTGTTGTGGAGCCAGCTAAAAAGAAAAAGAAACAATGAGATAATGACACCTGCATGCCCTATCTGCACCTCATCAAAGTATAGAACAATTTCAGAAGATCTGTTACTGTGTACAAGGTGTTGCATTATTTATAATACCAATCATGCACCAGCAGTATACTCTACAGATTACTTTGGCCAGGAATATAAACAGCAGTATGGCAAAACGTATGAAGATGATTTTGAATCAATATATGCAGTATCCCTTTCCAGGCTTTCAATAATAAAAAAATATTTAGGGGATAACCTTTCTGCAAAAAGTCTTCTTGATATTGGGTGTGCTTTAGGGTTTTTTTGCAAGGCTGCCAGAGATGTAGGGTTTGGTGAAGTTGAAGGATTGGAAATATCAGAATATGCTGCAAGGTATAGTAGACACAAATATAACATACCGGTTCATAGTACAGGATTTGAAGATTTTATTCCTGTAAAAAAGTATGATGCAATAACTGCATGGTTTGTACTGGAACATTTTAATGACCCGTATGCTATGTTTGTCAAAATATATGAAATGCTTGAAGATAATGGCATTTTTGCCTGTACGCTGCCATCGTATTTTGGGCCATTATTTTATTGCCATAGGAGTCAGTGGGTACGGTCTCATCCCCAGGATCATCGAATTGATGTGGCCCCAAAGAGTATTAAAAAACTTCTTCAGCAAATTGGATTTTCTTATGTACGATGTTTTCCTTCAGGTTACCATCCAGAGCGTTTTGGAACTATCGCCCAAAAATATAAAAAATTGTATAATTTCATTGCACGCTTGCTGTGCTTTTCTGATACTATACTGGTGATAGCATTAAAAAAGGCTTAA
- the rnpA gene encoding ribonuclease P protein component, with translation MKRRYSLKGLKRFKEVIANGKRVYGKGMRMIVYMQPLQTEGYLSNTLQSRFAVVVHKNYGNAVERNKIKRQIRSILVTLMPQIRQGFAVIIFPDTTCKAMEYDHLVTSVKQVLLKSGVLKQ, from the coding sequence GTGAAAAGGAGATATTCATTAAAGGGGCTGAAGAGATTTAAAGAAGTCATTGCTAACGGTAAAAGAGTTTATGGCAAAGGGATGAGAATGATAGTATATATGCAACCATTACAGACAGAAGGGTATTTGAGCAATACATTACAATCCCGTTTTGCCGTAGTGGTTCATAAAAACTATGGAAATGCTGTTGAACGGAATAAAATTAAACGACAAATTCGTTCTATTTTGGTGACTCTGATGCCCCAGATACGACAGGGTTTTGCTGTTATTATATTTCCAGACACCACCTGTAAGGCTATGGAATATGATCATCTTGTTACATCAGTGAAACAAGTATTGCTTAAATCAGGAGTACTAAAACAGTGA
- the jag gene encoding RNA-binding cell elongation regulator Jag/EloR, translating to MKVLDIEGKTVEEATKKALSLLKINDMNKINIEVLDEGKSGIFGFGISRPAKIRVYYQQQEDDIGQQAKEIIEKILMLMEVEAKVKDYKESENKVYVELESSSSGLIIGKKGKTLEALQFMVNLLVNKMTNSEKKIILDIESYRAKREKALRKLSKEIALKVARTGKPWTLEPMNPFERRLIHLTLQNDSKVTTRSEGQGIYRKVKIMPVEKR from the coding sequence ATGAAGGTGTTAGATATTGAAGGGAAAACTGTTGAAGAAGCAACGAAGAAAGCCTTATCATTATTAAAAATTAATGATATGAACAAAATCAATATTGAAGTGCTGGATGAAGGAAAAAGCGGTATCTTTGGTTTTGGCATATCACGCCCTGCTAAAATTCGAGTATATTACCAACAACAGGAAGATGATATTGGCCAACAGGCAAAGGAAATTATTGAAAAGATTTTGATGTTGATGGAAGTTGAAGCGAAGGTTAAAGATTATAAGGAAAGTGAAAATAAGGTATATGTTGAACTGGAAAGCTCAAGTTCGGGATTAATTATAGGTAAAAAAGGAAAAACGCTGGAGGCGTTGCAGTTTATGGTTAACCTTCTGGTTAATAAAATGACTAATTCTGAAAAAAAGATCATACTTGATATTGAATCATACAGGGCAAAAAGAGAAAAAGCTTTGCGTAAATTATCTAAAGAAATTGCATTGAAAGTTGCCCGAACCGGCAAGCCATGGACATTAGAGCCCATGAATCCATTTGAACGCAGGCTTATACATTTGACATTGCAGAATGATTCAAAGGTTACTACCAGGAGTGAGGGACAGGGCATTTACCGAAAGGTAAAAATTATGCCAGTAGAAAAACGGTAA
- the rpmH gene encoding 50S ribosomal protein L34, translated as MKRTFQPSVIKRLRAHGFRARMSTRAGQEVLRRRRQKGRYKLTVSDEKRNSK; from the coding sequence ATGAAAAGGACATTTCAACCAAGTGTAATCAAACGATTACGGGCACACGGATTCAGAGCACGAATGAGTACCAGGGCAGGTCAGGAAGTATTGCGCAGGAGAAGACAAAAGGGTAGATACAAATTAACTGTTTCGGATGAAAAGCGAAATTCAAAGTAA
- the mnmE gene encoding tRNA uridine-5-carboxymethylaminomethyl(34) synthesis GTPase MnmE yields MDDTICAPATPPVHSPIAIIRISGPDSLRVASSIFKAQRHTQEFIPRYAYYGSIHDNNEEIDDCIVIYYKRPQSYTGEDMVEIFCHGNPIIVNKIMNCIVALNVRIAEPGEFTRRAFLHGKMDLTEAEAINHIIAARSEWEIATAIQQKHGSLKNAISDIKQHIIELKADIECAIDFVDEDIEIISFENAQQRMHTIINKIHDILNRCKIGQHLSHGIDIAIVGKPNAGKSSFLNCILNHERAIVSDTPGTTRDVIKESVSIKGIQCNLLDTAGIHEKADGIELLGVQRSYRLIDEVSLIIFIIDAVTGLTSDDDHIIKLIGNKPFIPVINKADIAPEESIAMIQDAIGQKGVVFSAKTGYGVSSLEDAVYQFIKSQYVEYKNSFIADIRMIQLLEQSLIYAQEALHQIIVCSPHEIIASALQNVIDTIQAVTGEISVDDVLNSIFSRFCIGK; encoded by the coding sequence ATGGATGATACAATATGTGCTCCGGCAACTCCACCGGTACATTCACCAATAGCCATTATACGGATAAGCGGCCCTGATTCATTACGGGTCGCTTCTTCTATATTCAAGGCACAACGGCACACACAAGAATTTATTCCCCGATATGCATATTATGGTAGTATTCATGATAATAATGAAGAAATTGATGATTGTATTGTAATTTATTATAAACGCCCACAAAGTTACACAGGCGAGGATATGGTGGAGATATTCTGCCATGGCAATCCGATTATAGTAAATAAAATAATGAATTGTATTGTTGCACTCAATGTGCGTATAGCTGAACCGGGTGAGTTTACCCGACGGGCATTTTTACATGGCAAGATGGACCTGACTGAAGCTGAAGCAATAAACCATATAATTGCTGCGCGCAGTGAATGGGAGATAGCTACCGCAATACAGCAAAAGCATGGGTCATTGAAAAATGCGATCAGTGATATTAAACAGCACATCATTGAATTGAAGGCAGATATTGAATGTGCTATTGACTTTGTGGATGAAGATATTGAGATTATATCGTTTGAAAATGCACAACAAAGGATGCACACCATAATTAATAAAATACACGATATACTTAATAGATGCAAGATTGGCCAGCATCTTTCACACGGTATTGATATTGCAATTGTAGGCAAACCCAACGCAGGAAAATCCAGCTTTCTAAACTGTATACTCAATCATGAACGGGCAATAGTATCTGATACGCCAGGAACAACCCGCGACGTCATCAAAGAATCGGTTTCAATTAAAGGTATTCAATGCAACTTGCTTGATACAGCTGGCATACATGAAAAAGCAGATGGGATTGAACTTTTAGGTGTGCAGCGCAGCTACAGGCTGATAGATGAAGTGTCTCTCATAATTTTTATTATTGATGCAGTAACGGGACTGACTTCTGATGATGATCATATTATAAAATTAATTGGCAATAAGCCGTTTATACCAGTCATTAATAAAGCTGATATTGCACCGGAAGAATCAATAGCAATGATTCAGGATGCTATAGGGCAAAAAGGAGTTGTGTTTTCTGCAAAAACAGGCTATGGTGTTTCTTCACTGGAGGATGCTGTATATCAATTTATCAAGTCACAGTATGTTGAGTATAAAAATTCCTTTATTGCTGACATTCGTATGATACAGTTACTGGAACAGTCTCTGATATATGCACAGGAAGCGCTTCATCAAATAATTGTTTGCAGCCCCCATGAAATTATTGCATCAGCGCTTCAAAATGTTATTGATACAATACAAGCGGTTACCGGTGAAATTTCCGTTGATGATGTGCTGAATTCAATTTTTTCACGCTTTTGTATTGGGAAGTGA
- the yidD gene encoding membrane protein insertion efficiency factor YidD — translation MVTIPVVLIKLYKLVISPVLPNACRFYPTCSQYAIEALTRHGLFKGGFLSVKRILRCHPFCDGGYDPVP, via the coding sequence ATGGTTACTATACCGGTAGTGTTAATAAAATTATATAAACTTGTGATTTCACCGGTATTGCCCAATGCATGCAGATTTTATCCAACGTGTTCTCAATATGCCATTGAGGCATTGACCAGGCATGGGCTTTTCAAAGGTGGTTTTTTATCGGTTAAAAGAATCCTTCGCTGTCATCCATTTTGTGATGGTGGGTATGACCCTGTCCCCTGA